In Erigeron canadensis isolate Cc75 chromosome 1, C_canadensis_v1, whole genome shotgun sequence, a single window of DNA contains:
- the LOC122609103 gene encoding kunitz trypsin inhibitor 4-like produces the protein MKKTYTFIFLNLLIFTTTLSHFTSGSGIIYDSAGNKLLRGIPYYILPLLRGSGGGLTLTRTTKDGCPLNVTQEPFEFNNGVPFTFNPIVLEEEIIRGAYPISIESDVSNPCHASNILKVTTVKTRMKKDSKHLVNENYNNNHSYDHKKKKDDDDDDDSKYVTIQIVTNGGEYNKPESCFQFVENDLMPGLISYQIQHCPFKCGSSSSSSSPGFSCYNVGIIKDVDGTGYLGHTDEIFPVAFTNAYGSYGKSDNKDVFSPSAKMSTFSQFMAKVSTFSDIRLNY, from the coding sequence ATGAAGAAAACatatacttttattttcttaaatctTCTCATTTTCACCACTACACTTTCACATTTCACATCCGGTTCAGGAATAATATATGACTCAGCCGGTAACAAGCTTCTAAGGGGCATTCCTTACTACATCCTCCCTCTCCTTCGTGGTTCGGGTGGAGGACTAACCCTGACCCGAACCACGAAAGACGGGTGCCCACTCAATGTCACACAAGAACCTTTTGAATTCAACAATGGTGTCCCATTCACCTTCAATCCAATTGTTCTTGAAGAAGAAATCATACGTGGAGCTTACCCAATATCAATAGAGTCCGATGTCTCAAACCCTTGTCATGCATCAAATATATTGAAAGTGACGACCGTGAAAACTAGAATGAAAAAAGATAGTAAACATTTGGttaatgaaaattataataataatcatagtTATGATCataagaagaagaaagatgatgatgacgacgacgatAGTAAATATGTTACTATACAAATTGTGACAAATGGTGGGGAATATAACAAGCCCGAAAGTTGTTTTCAATTTGTTGAAAATGATTTGATGCCAGGGTTAATAAGTTATCAAATTCAACATTGTCCATTTAAATGTGGTTCTTCTTCGAGTAGTAGTAGTCCTGGTTTTAGTTGCTATAACGTCGGCATTATCAAAGATGTTGATGGTACCGGGTACCTTGGTCACACGGATGAGATTTTTCCTGTTGCGTTTACGAATGCTTATGGATCGTATGGCAAATCGGATAACAAGGACGTGTTTAGCCCGTCGGCTAAAATGAGCACCTTTAGCCAGTTTATGGCTAAAGTGAGCACGTTTAGCGATATAAGGTTGAATTATTAA
- the LOC122584848 gene encoding kunitz trypsin inhibitor 5-like — MKMIFYILSLISFIILTTTFPPLATASDVIYDSAGNKLLRGIPYFILPLLRGTSGGLTLSRSRKDACPLDVTQEPFELNFGVPFTFTPIVLDEDYVHASYPVSIEADVADPCKGSNILKVSTTAELSAVVKKLVGSPPGTKTITTGGEFNTPESCFQFVEDDVMPGLRSYQIQLCPFKCGSNSTTSSLTCYNIGITPDESGKGFLSLTDAMFPVVFSNTFSKPVQSQ; from the exons ATGAAGATGATATTTTATATCTTATCCTTAATTAGCTTCATCATCCTCACCACAACATTCCCACCCCTAGCCACAGCTTCCGATGTAATATACGATTCAGCCGGTAACAAGCTTTTAAGGGGCATTCCTTACTTCATTCTCCCCCTCCTACGTGGCACGAGTGGTGGTCTCACTCTTTCTCGGAGCAGGAAAGATGCATGCCCACTTGACGTCACTCAAGAACCATTTGAGCTCAATTTTGGCGTCCCCTTCACGTTTACCCCCATTGTGTTAGATGAAGATTATGTTCATGCATCGTATCCGGTTTCCATTGAAGCAGATGTTGCAGACCCTTGTAAGGGTTCAAATATCTTGAAGGTCTCGACAACAGCAGAACTGTCTGCTGTTGTGAAGAAGCTAG TTGGTTCCCCTCCTGGTACTAAAACAATTACAACCGGCGGAGAATTTAATACGCCAGAGAGTTGCTTCCAGTTTGTAGAAGATGATGTGATGCCGGGATTGAGAAGCTACCAAATTCAGTTATGTCCGTTTAAATGTGGTTCGAATAGTACTACTAGTAGTCTTACTTGCTACAACATTGGAATTACACCAGACGAATCCGGCAAGGGATTTCTTTCTCTAACTGATGCCATGTTTCCGGTTGTTTTCTCTAATACGTTTAGCAAGCCCGTTCAATCACAGTAG
- the LOC122590196 gene encoding monocopper oxidase-like protein SKU5, which translates to MWPILAIFAVLAAGTRADIIDLRWVVASDDTIQPASVDQPVITINGKFPGPLINATTNDIVKVNVFNNLDEAFLFTWNGIQQRLNSWQDGVSGTNCAIPPGTNWTYAFVAKDQIGTFSYFPSINYQKLAGGFGAIRVNNRIVIAVPFPKPTAEFDLLISDWFSSDYRVLRSTLGAATEIPDMILMNGKAPFGYSTSKPSESFEVTKGNTYRFRVSNVGSMLSFNFRIQNHQMVLVETEGSYTNQITLDSLDVHVGQSYSVLVTADQDVSDYYIVASPKLLNTSDNSPLVAKGVLHYTNSGSPVSGPLPIGPDPWDIEFSVNQARSIKWNLTAGAARPNPQGTFNVSNVTLSETIILHGSEANIDGMYRHVVNNVSYLTPETPLKLADYYVNGSGVYRLGDFPIQSIKDPATFGVSVVNAAHKGWHELVFQNDLTMMDSWHLDGSGFYVVGFGDGEWTSSSRSTYNLYDPVVRSTVQVYPGGWTAVYVFLDNPGMWNLRSQHLKKWYLGQELYIRVHDDDPNPAKENPPPENLLLCGMFGTIAPTGAPAPQPGG; encoded by the exons ATGTGGCCCATACTAGCAATTTTTGCGGTTTTAGCTGCTGGAACGCGTGCTGATATTATTGATCTACGCTGGGTTGTTGCTAGTGATGACACTATCCAACCTGCATCCGTTGATCAACCG GTTATAACCATTAATGGTAAGTTTCCGGGTCCACTTATTAATGCCACAACTAATGATATAGTCAAGGTTAATGTGTTCAACAATCTAGACGAAGCTTTTCTTTTCACTTG GAATGGTATTCAACAAAGGCTTAACTCGTGGCAAGATGGAGTTTCAGGGACTAACTGCGCGATTCCACCGGGCACCAATTGGACTTATGCATTTGTGGCAAAAGACCAGATTGGTACTTTTAGTTACTTCCCTTCTATAAACTATCAGAAGCTTGCTGGAGGTTTTGGAGCTATTAGAGTTAACAACCGCATTGTCATCGCTGTTCCATTCCCAAAACCCACAGCCGAGTTTGATCTCCTTATCAGTGACTGGTTTTCTTCAGATTATAGG GTTCTTCGGTCAACGCTTGGAGCTGCAACAGAAATTCCTGATATGATCTTGATGAATGGAAAAGCTCCTTTTGGGTATTCCACGTCGAAACCTTCTGAGTCGTTTGAGGTCACTAAAG GGAACACATACCGATTTAGAGTATCAAATGTTGGAAGCATGTTGAGTTTCAACTTCAGGATTCAGAACCACCAAATGGTTTTAGTCGAAACTGAAGGCTCGTACACTAACCAGATTACATTAGACTCTCTTGATGTACATGTTGGGCAGTCATATTCAGTTCTAGTGACTGCAGATCAAGATGTTTCTGATTACTACATTGTAGCCAGTCCCAAATTGTTGAACACCTCTGACAACAGCCCACTTGTTGCCAAAGGGGTTTTGCATTACACCAATTCGGGTTCACCTGTTAGCGGTCCTCTCCCCATTGGTCCTGACCCATGGGATATTGAATTTTCTGTGAATCAAGCAAGATCAATCAA ATGGAACTTGACAGCAGGGGCTGCAAGACCTAACCCACAAGGTACATTTAACGTCTCGAATGTGACCTTATCAGAAACCATTATCCTTCACGGATCAGAAGCCAATATTGATGGCATGTACCGTCATGTGGTGAACAATGTGTCATATCTCACTCCAGAGACACCATTAAAACTTGCTGATTATTACGTCAATGGCTCTGGAGTGTACCGATTAGGTGATTTCCCTATCCAGTCTATCAAAGACCCTGCCACGTTTGGTGTTTCAGTAGTAAATGCAGCTCACAAAGGGTGGCATGAACTTGTCTTTCAAAACGATCTGACCATGATGGATTCTTGGCATTTAGATGGCTCTGGATTTTATGTTGTTGG GTTTGGTGATGGGGAATGGACCTCAAGTTCACGAAGTACATACAACTTGTATGACCCTGTGGTCCGTTCTACGGTCCAGGTCTACCCAGGAGGGTGGACTGCAGTTTATGTATTTCTTGACAATCCTGGAATGTGGAATTTGAGATCACAACATTTGAAAAAATGGTATTTGGGTCAAGAACTTTATATCAGAGTTCACGACGATGATCCAAACCCTGCTAAAGAAAATCCTCCACCCGAAAATCTCCTTTTATGTG GGATGTTTGGCACGATAGCACCGACTGGTGCTCCGGCGCCTCAGCCAGGAGGGTGA
- the LOC122585335 gene encoding ras-related protein RABC2a-like, with the protein MGSSCESPSATPYMNMNGETTKGGWKRSQISPTSYDYSFKILVIGDSAVGKSSLLLSFVSNSQDQDHLHDVSPTIGVDFKMKMLTIEGKRLKLTIWDTAGQERFGTLTSSYYRGAHGIILVYDVTRRESFTNLSEIWAREVELYSTNPDCVKILVGNKVDRDVERAVTVEEGMALAKKHGCLFYECSARTRANVQQCFKDLSLKILDKPGLLEQGSVVVKRQILKQKQLSQKKRSDNCCS; encoded by the exons ATGGGGTCATCATGTGAATCTCCATCAGCAACACCATACATGAATATGAATGGAGAAACAACAAAAGGAGGATGGAAAAGGTCACAAATAAGTCCAACTAGTTATGATTATTCTTTCAAGATTTTGGTTATTGGAGATTCTGCTGTTGGCAAAAGTAGTCTTTTACTAAGCTTTGTATCAAACTCTCAAGATCAAGACCATCTTCATGATGTTTCTCCTACTATAG GTGTGGATTTTAAGATGAAAATGCTCACAATCGAAGGAAAACGACTCAAACTCACAATATGGGATACAG CTGGACAAGAGAGGTTTGGTACACTAACAAGCTCATACTATAGAGGTGCACATGGAATTATACTCG TTTATGATGTGACCCGAAGAGAATCTTTTACAAATTTATCAGAAATATGGGCACGAGAAGTTGAGCTCTACTCCACGAACCCTGATTGTGTCAAGATATTAGTTGGAAACAAGGTTGATAGG GATGTTGAAAGGGCTGTAACCGTTGAAGAGGGAATGGCATTAGCTAAGAAGCATGGCTGTTTATTTTATGAGTGTAGTGCTAGAACTAGAGCAAACGTACAGCAATGCTTCAAAGATCTTTCTCTAAAG ATACTGGATAAACCTGGTCTATTGGAACAGGGATCAGTAGTAGTGAAGAGACAAATCTTGAAACAGAAGCAACTTTCTCAGAAAAAGAGAAGTGACAATTGCTGCTCCTGA